A window of Rhizoctonia solani chromosome 5, complete sequence genomic DNA:
ATGCTTAGCAATCCAGCCGGGCTGAAAGCCAGCGTCAAGTGTGGTGGAGATGTTGGTGAGAGAAGTGGCATCGAATGTGAAGGTGGAAAAGGGGCCTGCAAAAGAGGTGAACCATAGCTGCTGGGACGCGGCCAATGCGGAAGAAgcaagagaaagagaggtCAATAATCTGATGGCCATGGTGAGAAGTAATGACAACGGGATAGGGGTTATTTTGGCCCAGCTTTATACTGCCACGCTACGAGGGAACCTTTCGGTGAAATGTTGTGCTCAAACACGCACTCGGACGTGCCAGCATATATAGTAATTTCATCAATATTTTGGTCTCCATGCGCCAAGGATTATGTTTCAGCGCCAAGCATTCACTACCCCATGCATGCGAAGCGTATAACGTATCACGATTTACGGAAGAATCCTTCCTCATAATTAAATGCTATAGCAGATCATGAGCACGTCAGAATTTGTCTTATCACATGGAAAGAAAATTTGAACATCTGACCAATCGAAACCAGAACGAACGCAGATATCGAGCTTAGACTTTATCCAGCCACCAGAGTGAATCtggaataaaataaaagTCAGAGGGAGTTAAGCTGCGTTCAATCACTGGGTGACAACTCAATTTCGGTATCAATATTCCTTGAATTCATATACTATTCAAGGAGAAGTAGGCGGTAAGTTAGATATCCAAACGAGTGCATGTGGATTGTCCGTAAACGAAAGTCTGAGGGTTAGAGTACAAAGAACGAGCCAAAAGGTATAGTccgagagagaaaaaaataGTCAACACAAATAAACGCAATCAGATCCTCTTGATATCAAGCTGCGGACTTGTCCAGACTTCATAATCCTCTTCATTCTTTGGATTTCCCGTGATTTTGAGCGCACGGAAGAGGACTTTATACGACCCGTCTGGAATCTCGGTCTCATTCGCAAATGATTTTATGAGCAGAGTATTGAAACCTCGTGCGCTAGCTGTCGTCGCACGCGAGTTGCGAGCAGGGTAGTCGTCTTGATGTATCACGCCCAATGTCGGAACTTGCGCAAATGAGCCTCCATATGTGTGTCCCTTGGATGGGAAGAGCCAATCGAAAATAAATCGCCTTGATAGCGGGGAAGAAACTGGTTCAATGTTTTGGTTCTTCTCAGGCTCTTCGAGATTGAGGCATGGCGCTGCGTTTTCTCCTCGCTTCCGTAAATTAGAGGTCACATTCGTAGAGGCTTTGATCAAATCTATTTGTAGCAGAGGAGTCCCCGCAACGAGCCGATAAATTAGGAAAGGAAAATCCGTGCCTTGCATGGTGAACGTTGCCGATCCATTGATCGTCTGGTTGTTCTTGTCTTGGATGAGTGGGAGTTTCTTTCCGGCACCAAACACCGTCGTAGTGTTATCTACAACGCGCATATCCTTCAACGATGCAGCCAGGCCGAGATATGTCGAGCGCAGAGTGGTGTTGTCTGATCCAACGGCTTGGATGTAACCCGAGTAGACAGGAAACGAAGAGCTGTCAAGACCAGCAGGAGGCGCGAACGTCACAGTGGTAGTGGCAGTAAACCCAGGAATTATTGTCAATCTAGAAGGCGATATAGAGACGGATGCGGCATTGGAACTAAGAGAGACCGTGCCAGCTGTACGCTCCTGAGTTAGCTTCAACTATATCAAACAACTGTTTCAACGTACCAATTACTTCAATGCCCTTGAGCGTGCTCGCAGTTCCGGCAGGTACGTGTGTCAGATCATACGTCACGATACTTTTCCCGCTGTTCTTGATCGTCAGTTTGTGGGACTTTTTAAAATACGCCGTATCGTTCAGTAATAATTCGGACGGGGTCATGCTTCCCACATTCTTGATCGCATCATATACTTGGATAAGCCCCGCTCCTTGATGGGCAGCAGTCTCCAGCAAACTCGAAGTCTTGCTGAACTTCACTGGAGTAGCAGCGTTCTGGAAAATCGATATAGCAGATTTAGCCACTTCGGGGCTTCTCCCGCGTGCCTGGAGGAGAAGGGCGGATGCACCTGCGACAAATGGAGTTGATGCAGATGTTCCCGAGTCGATTTTATATGAACCCAATTTGACAGGATAGGTCGAGAGAATCCTTCCTCCTGGGGCGGAGAGCTGCGGTTTGAGGTACATGTCATTGGTCGGGCCATATGTACTAAACGCATTGACTAGGCCGCCACCAGCAACTGGGTAATTCCATGGCATATTGGAGAAGGAGATTGTCTCATTCGCAGTGATTGCTTGTTGAACCAACTACAAACATatcagttttttttttaaaaaaaaagtgAGCCGATAATGGAACGTACATAGATCCCATCCTGCTGCGTAATAAGTGCTGCGGTAGCATTTCCAAAGTCCAGCTGTTCCAACGGCTGGTTGGCTTGATCTACGCTACAATGTTACTTTATGGATACCATCTTAGATAATTGTTCAATATTTACCGTATATCAAAAAGTACTGAGCCTCAAATTTCCGTGCGTTCGTGATCTTGTCGGCGAGTGCGCACCCGCCACGCCGTATGACAACAACGCTATTAGCAAGATTGGGAGTCGTAGAAGGGAGGGCGGTGCATGCGTCATTGGGGATAGTAATATTTGAAGAGGTTGCATAGAGAGACAGGTTGGCTGCGTTGGTAAGAGGGGTCCCTAAGTAGTAGGGGATCTTACGACCGGATGAAGTAGTAGCATTCTGGATAGCAACAAAGTTACTGCTTGGAATGAGTACGTCTGACGAACCATTGGCCTGGCCTTACTTACCTTTCTATGCTCCCAACACCTATCACACCTTTCCCCGTCCCCGGGCTCCCAAAATACCAAGCACCAATAGCTCCCTGATTCCCGGCAGAAGCAACTACAACTCGGCCTTTATCTGCGATTCGGCTCGCGACCACGCCTACGTTACTTGTGGACCAGGCCCCTACAGAGCTCAACGAGAACGTTATAATATCGTTTTTATCCTCATACGCCCTGATGAGGGCATCTATAATCACATCATCCGAAACGGTACCAGAGCAACCGAAAACCCTGTAGGAGTTGATGCTTGCCTCGTGAGCCACACCAGAGATGCCGAACGGGTTGGACGGGCTGGCGGCAATAATCCCTGCAACGTGAGTGCCGTGGCCGTTGCATTGATCCAGGGGCTATGCCAAGACTTTAAGTCCCGATTTTGCTAACCAAGCATTTACACTCACGTCATTGTCAGGCACAGGTGCCGGACCACTGCTACCTCGATACGCATCTCCAACAAAATCGTATCCCCCAATGACTTTGTTCCCCGGACCGAATTTGCCTCCCAAGGCTGGATGTGTGTAGTCAATCCCGGAGTCAATTATGCCTATCTTGATGCCTTGTCCTAAAGTACCTTGGGCATGAAGTTTGTCGACGCCGGTCATAACGTGTGAAGACTGGGTATCCTGCGGTTGAGAGGGGGGTTGATATGGACCATAGAGAATTTGTGGGTCAATCGGGTCAGGAAGC
This region includes:
- a CDS encoding pyrolysin; this encodes MRPLLFATAIAQLVIAVVDITTAPRETSANIVPGAYIVELTPGSSIKRGFASPHEELYHDLARRGVFWEVTREYSCDFMTGVALKLGSDSDLMKLAQSEGVQSIIPVYSHSLPDPIDPQILYGPYQPPSQPQDTQSSHVMTGVDKLHAQGTLGQGIKIGIIDSGIDYTHPALGGKFGPGNKVIGGYDFVGDAYRGSSGPAPVPDNDPLDQCNGHGTHVAGIIAASPSNPFGISGVAHEASINSYRVFGCSGTVSDDVIIDALIRAYEDKNDIITFSLSSVGAWSTSNVGVVASRIADKGRVVVASAGNQGAIGAWYFGSPGTGKGVIGVGSIESNFVAIQNATTSSGRKIPYYLGTPLTNAANLSLYATSSNITIPNDACTALPSTTPNLANSVVVIRRGGCALADKITNARKFEAQYFLIYDQANQPLEQLDFGNATAALITQQDGIYLVQQAITANETISFSNMPWNYPVAGGGLVNAFSTYGPTNDMYLKPQLSAPGGRILSTYPVKLGSYKIDSGTSASTPFVAGASALLLQARGRSPEVAKSAISIFQNAATPVKFSKTSSLLETAAHQGAGLIQVYDAIKNVGSMTPSELLLNDTAYFKKSHKLTIKNSGKSIVTYDLTHVPAGTASTLKGIEVIAGTVSLSSNAASVSISPSRLTIIPGFTATTTVTFAPPAGLDSSSFPVYSGYIQAVGSDNTTLRSTYLGLAASLKDMRVVDNTTTVFGAGKKLPLIQDKNNQTINGSATFTMQGTDFPFLIYRLVAGTPLLQIDLIKASTNVTSNLRKRGENAAPCLNLEEPEKNQNIEPVSSPLSRRFIFDWLFPSKGHTYGGSFAQVPTLGVIHQDDYPARNSRATTASARGFNTLLIKSFANETEIPDGSYKVLFRALKITGNPKNEEDYEVWTSPQLDIKRI